A genomic window from Agrobacterium larrymoorei includes:
- a CDS encoding carbohydrate ABC transporter permease: MYKLIALVMGIVELPFAFLQKVLGHRRIAWVFLTPNLILFAVFAFLPILLNVAYSVTGTEQIMLADRPFVGGGNFQALMSCGNYLDPNSCQQDLFWRSVWNTLLFVVLQVGFMVGFSLITAIILNRDIRARGFFRAVFFFPVLLSPVGVALIWKWILQRFGVLNAAMEGMGLSSVDWMLEANLAFGWSVFLSVWAHMGFYTLILLAGLQAIPRDVYEAAELDKANPWRIFRRITMPLLAPTMLVVLVLSLIKGVQTFDEIFAFTGGGPGSATTFIIQYIYQTGFAGTPRNFGLAAAASLLLAAVLVVLTALQFRANRSKVDG, translated from the coding sequence ATGTATAAATTGATTGCGCTAGTGATGGGCATCGTTGAACTGCCATTCGCCTTCCTGCAGAAGGTGCTCGGGCATCGACGGATTGCCTGGGTGTTTCTGACCCCAAACCTCATTCTCTTTGCTGTCTTCGCATTTCTGCCGATCCTGCTGAACGTTGCCTATTCGGTGACGGGCACCGAGCAGATCATGCTTGCCGATCGCCCCTTTGTCGGCGGCGGGAATTTTCAGGCGCTGATGTCCTGCGGCAATTATCTCGATCCGAATTCCTGTCAGCAGGACCTCTTCTGGCGCTCGGTGTGGAACACGCTCCTCTTCGTCGTGCTTCAGGTGGGCTTCATGGTTGGCTTCTCGCTGATCACGGCCATCATCCTCAACCGCGATATCCGCGCCCGTGGTTTCTTCCGCGCCGTCTTCTTCTTCCCCGTGTTGCTGTCACCCGTGGGCGTGGCGCTGATCTGGAAGTGGATCTTGCAGCGCTTCGGCGTTCTCAATGCCGCGATGGAAGGTATGGGCTTGAGCTCTGTCGACTGGATGCTGGAAGCAAACCTGGCCTTCGGTTGGTCGGTCTTCCTGTCGGTTTGGGCGCATATGGGCTTCTACACGCTCATCCTTCTTGCCGGCCTGCAGGCGATCCCACGTGATGTCTACGAGGCCGCCGAACTCGACAAGGCGAACCCCTGGCGCATCTTCCGCCGCATCACCATGCCGCTTCTGGCGCCGACCATGCTCGTCGTTCTGGTCCTGTCGTTGATCAAGGGCGTACAGACCTTCGACGAAATCTTCGCCTTTACCGGCGGTGGTCCAGGCTCGGCGACGACCTTCATCATTCAATACATCTATCAGACCGGTTTTGCCGGAACGCCCCGCAATTTCGGCCTCGCGGCCGCAGCCTCGCTGCTTCTCGCCGCCGTTCTCGTGGTGCTGACCGCTCTGCAATTCCGGGCAAACAGGAGCAAGGTCGATGGCTAG
- a CDS encoding carbohydrate ABC transporter permease — MARIGAFLTRTRGRNGKLHWTDWLSYAYLGLAVVMMFGPVVWLVLSSFKTEADLQRFPPRFLPYSQETVVVDGQQAPLPAYTTKDGQTVGMVRRIGLVAQVIDPAKPTEIQKMPFNELKPAERVSLATENYTELFQRFNFPLYFWNSVFITVTSTVIMLIVNSMAAFALSKYQFKGRGAVLAMVVGTLMIPQTVVLVPLFLITSQLGMINSLWGVIIPGAATPTGVFLLRQYMLTIPDEILDAARMDKASEWKIYWRIILPLSAPALAVLAILAVMWRWNDFLWPLIVLTRNDNFTLQLALNSFQGEMSTEWSNLLAMTVLTLAPIALVFMFLQKYIATGIASTGGK; from the coding sequence ATGGCTAGGATCGGTGCATTTCTGACCCGCACGCGCGGCCGCAATGGCAAGCTGCATTGGACCGACTGGCTGTCCTACGCCTATCTTGGCTTGGCCGTCGTGATGATGTTCGGGCCGGTCGTCTGGCTTGTCCTGTCGTCCTTCAAGACCGAAGCCGACCTGCAGCGCTTTCCTCCACGTTTCCTGCCCTATTCGCAGGAGACTGTCGTGGTGGATGGACAGCAAGCACCGCTTCCAGCCTATACCACCAAGGACGGCCAGACGGTCGGCATGGTTCGTCGCATCGGTCTTGTGGCGCAGGTTATCGATCCCGCCAAGCCGACCGAAATCCAGAAGATGCCGTTCAACGAGTTGAAGCCCGCAGAGCGCGTGTCGCTGGCGACGGAAAACTACACCGAGCTTTTCCAGCGCTTTAACTTCCCGCTTTACTTCTGGAACTCGGTCTTCATCACGGTGACGTCCACCGTCATCATGCTGATCGTCAATTCCATGGCGGCCTTTGCCCTGTCTAAATACCAGTTCAAGGGCAGGGGTGCGGTTTTGGCCATGGTCGTCGGCACCTTGATGATCCCGCAGACAGTCGTGCTGGTGCCACTCTTTCTCATCACCAGCCAGCTTGGCATGATCAACAGTCTTTGGGGCGTGATCATTCCCGGTGCCGCCACGCCGACCGGCGTGTTCCTGCTGCGCCAATATATGCTGACGATTCCCGATGAGATCCTCGACGCGGCACGCATGGATAAGGCCAGCGAGTGGAAGATCTATTGGCGCATCATCCTGCCGCTCTCCGCACCGGCACTGGCCGTGCTTGCGATCCTTGCGGTCATGTGGCGATGGAACGACTTCCTCTGGCCGCTGATCGTCCTGACCCGCAACGACAATTTCACACTGCAACTGGCACTGAATTCCTTCCAGGGAGAGATGTCGACGGAGTGGAGCAACCTGCTTGCCATGACCGTGCTGACACTCGCGCCCATCGCGCTGGTCTTCATGTTCCTGCAAAAATACATCGCCACCGGCATCGCTTCGACGGGCGGCAAATAA
- a CDS encoding ABC transporter ATP-binding protein — protein MASIELRQVKKTYGALDVIKGIDLDIKHGEFCVFVGPSGCGKSTLLRMISGLEVLSDGDIVIGGDVVNTVPAADRGLAMVFQSYALYPHMTVRENLSFGLENIGTPKKEIAEKIAQVSKMLQIDQLLERRPKDLSGGQRQRVAIGRAVVREPRVFLFDEPLSNLDAELRVDMRGEISALHKRLGNTMIYVTHDQVEAMTMADKIAVLRAGKLEQFGVPLDLYNRPANIFVAGFIGSPKMNFFAGEVISGPTPLLKIATGELIPLPQTGFTYAPGQKVTLGIRPNHVKHGSEGPLTMSVRTAEQLGGESYLYGNLGNGTPVTLHLSGQTSTAAGEVIRMSAPLEHIHLFDTMSGVTLKQDV, from the coding sequence ATGGCAAGTATTGAGCTTCGTCAGGTCAAGAAGACGTATGGCGCCCTTGATGTGATCAAGGGTATCGATCTCGATATCAAGCATGGCGAATTCTGCGTGTTCGTCGGACCGTCCGGCTGCGGCAAGTCGACGCTTCTGCGCATGATTTCCGGTCTGGAAGTCTTGAGCGACGGCGATATCGTCATCGGCGGCGATGTCGTCAACACCGTGCCGGCGGCAGACCGCGGTCTTGCCATGGTGTTCCAGTCCTACGCGCTCTATCCGCATATGACCGTGCGCGAGAACCTTTCCTTCGGTCTTGAAAATATCGGCACACCGAAAAAGGAGATCGCCGAGAAGATCGCCCAGGTCTCCAAAATGCTGCAGATCGATCAGCTTCTGGAGCGTCGTCCGAAGGACCTGTCGGGCGGGCAGCGTCAGCGCGTCGCAATCGGTCGCGCCGTCGTGCGTGAACCGCGCGTCTTCCTCTTCGATGAGCCACTGTCCAACCTCGACGCGGAACTTCGCGTCGATATGCGCGGCGAAATCTCCGCTCTGCACAAGCGGCTCGGCAACACAATGATCTACGTGACCCACGATCAGGTGGAGGCCATGACCATGGCCGACAAGATCGCCGTGTTGCGCGCGGGTAAGCTGGAGCAGTTCGGCGTCCCGCTCGATCTCTACAATCGCCCGGCCAACATCTTCGTAGCAGGCTTTATCGGTTCGCCGAAGATGAACTTCTTTGCCGGGGAGGTGATCTCCGGACCGACGCCGCTGCTGAAGATCGCGACGGGAGAACTGATCCCGCTGCCGCAGACCGGCTTCACCTATGCGCCCGGCCAGAAGGTGACGCTCGGCATTCGTCCTAATCATGTGAAGCATGGCAGCGAGGGACCGCTCACCATGTCGGTGCGCACGGCAGAACAGCTGGGTGGCGAGTCCTACCTTTACGGCAATCTGGGCAACGGTACGCCGGTGACGCTGCATCTGTCCGGGCAGACGTCGACCGCTGCCGGCGAGGTGATCCGCATGTCCGCGCCGCTCGAGCACATTCATCTTTTCGATACGATGAGCGGCGTGACGCTCAAGCAGGACGTTTGA
- the araD gene encoding L-arabinonate dehydratase, translated as MTEKKLRSARWFAPDDLRSFGHRSRMMQLGYSEEDFAGKPVIGILNTWSELNTCHSHFPERVKDVKRGVLQAGGFPVEMPSLSVDESFTKPTSMLYRNMLAMETEEMIRSHPLDGVVLMGGCDKTTPGLVMGAISAGVPMIYLPAGPMLSGNYAGKTLGSGSDAWKYWDERRAGNVTDEEWRGVQGGIARSAGVCMTMGTASTMTAIADALGLTLPGASSIPAVDSAHLRMSAACGRRIVEMVSEDLTPNKILSAAAFRNAAIVAMATGCSTNAVVHLIAMARRAGVPMTLDELDALGRVTPLIANVRPSGKDYLMDDFYFAGGLRALMKQIESRLDCSVLTVTGRSMGENLEGAKVYNDDVIRSLDNPVYAEGSLAVLRGNLCPDGAVIKPAASDPKFHVHEGPALVFDSYPEMKAAIDDENLDVTPDHVLVLRNAGPLGGPGFPEWGMLPIPKALIKKGHRDMVRISDARMSGTSYGACVLHVAPESFVGGPLALLKTGDIVRLDLPARRLDMLVSEEDIASRRAAWQPPAPRYERGYGYLFSKHVTQADEGCDFDFLQTDFGRSAGEPDIF; from the coding sequence ATGACCGAGAAAAAGCTACGCTCCGCCCGCTGGTTCGCTCCAGACGATCTCCGCAGCTTTGGCCACCGCTCCCGCATGATGCAGCTTGGCTATTCCGAAGAGGATTTTGCCGGCAAGCCGGTGATCGGCATTCTCAATACGTGGTCGGAGCTGAACACCTGTCACTCGCATTTTCCCGAACGGGTGAAGGACGTGAAGCGTGGCGTTCTTCAGGCAGGCGGCTTTCCGGTCGAAATGCCGTCGCTCTCCGTCGATGAAAGCTTCACGAAGCCGACCTCTATGCTTTACCGCAATATGCTGGCGATGGAGACGGAGGAGATGATCCGATCCCATCCGCTCGATGGCGTGGTGCTGATGGGCGGCTGTGACAAGACCACACCCGGTCTCGTCATGGGGGCGATCTCCGCTGGCGTGCCGATGATCTATCTGCCCGCTGGCCCGATGTTGAGCGGCAACTATGCCGGCAAGACGCTCGGCTCAGGTTCCGACGCCTGGAAATATTGGGATGAGCGTCGTGCAGGCAATGTTACCGATGAGGAGTGGCGCGGCGTCCAGGGCGGCATCGCACGCTCTGCCGGTGTCTGCATGACCATGGGCACGGCTTCCACCATGACCGCGATTGCCGATGCGCTGGGTCTGACGCTGCCGGGTGCATCTTCGATCCCTGCCGTGGACTCAGCTCATCTGCGCATGTCCGCGGCCTGCGGGCGTCGCATCGTGGAAATGGTGAGCGAGGATCTGACGCCGAACAAGATTTTGAGCGCGGCAGCCTTCCGCAATGCGGCGATCGTTGCCATGGCCACCGGCTGCTCCACCAACGCCGTCGTGCATCTGATCGCCATGGCCAGGCGCGCAGGCGTGCCGATGACCTTGGATGAACTGGATGCGCTCGGTCGTGTGACACCATTGATTGCCAATGTCCGCCCCTCGGGCAAGGACTATCTGATGGACGACTTCTACTTTGCCGGTGGTCTGCGCGCACTGATGAAGCAGATTGAAAGTCGTCTCGATTGTTCGGTACTGACGGTGACGGGCCGGAGCATGGGCGAAAACCTGGAAGGCGCAAAGGTCTATAATGACGATGTCATTCGCTCACTCGACAATCCTGTCTATGCCGAGGGTTCGCTTGCCGTGCTGCGCGGCAATCTCTGCCCGGACGGTGCCGTGATCAAGCCTGCGGCCAGTGATCCCAAATTTCATGTGCATGAAGGTCCCGCACTCGTCTTCGACAGCTATCCCGAAATGAAGGCGGCCATCGATGATGAAAATCTCGACGTCACCCCCGATCATGTTCTGGTGCTGCGCAATGCAGGCCCATTGGGCGGCCCGGGCTTTCCCGAATGGGGCATGCTGCCGATCCCCAAAGCGCTGATCAAGAAGGGCCACCGCGATATGGTACGCATTTCCGACGCCCGTATGTCCGGCACGTCCTACGGTGCCTGCGTGCTGCATGTGGCACCGGAAAGCTTTGTCGGCGGTCCGCTTGCACTGCTGAAGACGGGTGATATCGTCCGCCTCGATCTGCCCGCACGTCGCCTCGACATGTTGGTGAGCGAAGAGGATATCGCCAGCCGCCGCGCCGCCTGGCAGCCACCAGCGCCGCGTTATGAGCGTGGCTATGGCTACCTCTTCTCCAAGCACGTGACCCAGGCGGATGAGGGCTGCGATTTCGACTTCCTTCAGACGGATTTTGGCCGCAGCGCTGGCGAGCCGGACATCTTCTAA
- a CDS encoding NAD-dependent epimerase/dehydratase family protein, whose amino-acid sequence MMKRLLITGAGGQLGRMLRGRLGHIAEIVRLSDLVEIAAPAGPHEEVVRCALEDAEAVNDLVKDCDGIVHLGGISVEKAYDPIEDANLRGVYNLYEAARANGKPRILFASTNHTIGYYPQGTKLTPDMPFLPDGLYGVSKIFGEAMASLYHSKFGQETAIVRIGSCTEKPMDWRMLSTWLSHDDFVSLIEAVFRVPELGCPVIWGVSANDDAWWDNSHVDFLGWQRRDNAARYREEIERTVPRPDPDAAIAKYQGGVFIDEPIHKA is encoded by the coding sequence ATGATGAAGCGTTTGCTGATCACAGGTGCTGGCGGCCAACTGGGCAGAATGCTGCGCGGGCGGCTCGGCCATATCGCCGAAATCGTCCGCCTGTCGGATCTGGTGGAGATTGCCGCGCCCGCCGGACCGCATGAGGAAGTGGTTCGCTGCGCACTGGAGGATGCTGAGGCCGTCAACGATCTGGTGAAGGATTGCGATGGCATCGTTCATCTGGGCGGTATTTCGGTCGAAAAAGCATATGACCCGATTGAGGATGCCAATCTGCGCGGGGTCTACAATCTCTATGAAGCGGCGCGGGCGAACGGAAAGCCACGCATTCTCTTCGCTTCGACCAACCACACGATCGGCTACTATCCCCAGGGGACCAAGCTTACGCCGGATATGCCCTTCCTGCCGGATGGTCTTTACGGCGTGTCGAAGATTTTCGGGGAGGCGATGGCGAGCCTTTACCACTCCAAGTTCGGCCAGGAGACGGCGATCGTCCGGATCGGCTCCTGCACCGAAAAGCCGATGGACTGGCGCATGCTCTCCACCTGGCTGAGCCATGATGATTTCGTCTCGCTGATCGAGGCCGTCTTCCGCGTGCCCGAGCTTGGCTGCCCGGTCATCTGGGGCGTGTCTGCCAATGACGATGCCTGGTGGGACAACTCTCATGTCGATTTTCTCGGCTGGCAGCGTCGCGACAATGCTGCGCGCTATCGCGAGGAGATCGAACGGACCGTGCCGCGCCCCGATCCGGACGCGGCCATCGCAAAATATCAGGGCGGCGTCTTCATCGACGAACCCATTCACAAGGCTTGA